Proteins from a genomic interval of Pectinophora gossypiella chromosome 4, ilPecGoss1.1, whole genome shotgun sequence:
- the LOC126366241 gene encoding membrane-bound alkaline phosphatase-like gives MSTTMCAVHIALFVVLVTVTTINGDHYHPEKYTRHSEQLQRNPDAFNTAERSAEFWRNSAKEGIENRLRAVKNDKLARNVIMFLGDGMSIPTLMAARTLKGQRQNRTGEETELFFETFPTVGLSKTYCLDKQIPDSSCTATAYLAGIKNNYGTVGVDGRVQRRDCLASADKSTHLDSIAAWALDDGRDAGIVTTTRVTHASPSGTYARSANRDWESDANVTQAGFTTDVCPDIAMQLITTSPGNNFKVILGGGRREFIPNTFIDEEGTAGNRLDGRNLIDEWKTDKESRGATNQYVWNRSQLMSLRNSPPEYLLGLFESGHMQYNLMADKATEPTLAELTEVAINSLSRNEKGYFLFVEGGRIDHGHHENWARLALDETLEFDLAIEKAVEMVGDDTLIVVTADHAHVMAVNGYTKRGGDILGPSDDLGDDGIPYMTLSYTNGPGAREHVNGARVDVTKENFTVADWRTHAEVILDSETHGGDDVAVLAWGPHHHLFTGVYEQSHIPFRMAYAACIGPGLHADACSSASLLHPLSLFYAVTLSILHRVFQR, from the exons ATGTCGACCACAATGTGTGCGGTGCATATTGCTCTGTTTGTGGTGCTGGTAACCGTAACTACCATCAATGGTGACCATTACCACCCCGAGAAATATACGCGCCACTCAGAGCAACTTCAGCGAAACCCCGACGCTTTCAACACTGCTGAGCGATCTGCAGAGTTTTGGAGAAATAGCGCAAAAGAGGGCATTGAAAACCGCCTCCGTGCTGTAAAGAACGATAAACTCGCTCGCAATGTGATCATGTTCCTAGGTGATGGTATGTCCATACCAACACTGATGGCTGCTCGAACCCTAAAAGGGCAGCGACAAAACCGCACCGGGGAAGAAACTGAACTGTTTTTTGAGACGTTCCCTACAGTCGGCCTTTCCAAG ACTTACTGTTTGGACAAACAAATTCCCGATTCATCGTGCACAGCCACCGCATATCTAGCTGGCATAAAAAACAACTACGGAACCGTCGGCGTTGATGGAAGGGTTCAACGTCGTGACTGCTTGGCTTCAGCAGACAAATCTACACATTTAGACTCTATCGCTGCTTGGGCTCTCGATGATGGTCGTGATGCAG GTATTGTGACTACTACAAGAGTTACTCACGCTTCGCCATCGGGAACTTACGCCAGGTCAGCAAACAGAGATTGGGAAAGTGATGCTAATGTAACTCAAGCGGGATTCACTACAGATGTTTGCCCAGATATCGCCATGCAACTCATAACTACGTCACCAGGCAACAACTTCAAG GTGATTTTAGGAGGTGGTCGACGTGAATTTATACCAAATACCTTTATCGATGAAGAAGGTACAGCAGGAAATAGACTAGATGGACGTAATCTCATAGATGAGTGGAAAACTGATAAAGAGTCACGAGGCGCTACTAACCAGTACGTTTGGAACCGCTCACAACTGATGAGTCTAAGAAACTCACCACCAGAGTACCTGCTGGGGTTGTTTGAATCTGGTCATATGCAGTATAATCTAATGGCGGATAAGGCAACAGAACCAACTCTCGCTGAGTTAACAGAAGTCGCTATTAATTCGTTGAGTCGTAACGAAAAAGGTTACTTTTTGTTTGTTGAAGGTGGTCGTATTGATCACGGTCACCACGAAAACTGGGCGCGACTGGCCTTGGACGAAACGCTAGAGTTCGACTTAGCAATAGAGAAGGCAGTGGAAATGGTAGGAGATGATACTCTGATAGTGGTGACTGCTGATCACGCGCACGTGATGGCTGTCAACGGGTACACAAAGCGTGGCGGTGACATCCTTGGGCCGTCTGATGATCTGGGAGACGATGGCATTCCTTACATGACTCTCTCCTACACCAACGGACCGGGAGCTCGCGAGCACGTCAACGGAGCGCGAGTTGATGTGACGAAAGAAAATTTCA CGGTTGCGGACTGGCGCACTCACGCTGAAGTGATTTTGGATTCGGAGACTCACGGCGGCGACGACGTGGCGGTCCTGGCGTGGGGGCCTCACCACCACCTGTTCACTGGCGTGTATGAGCAGAGCCACATCCCCTTCAGGATGGCGTACGCGGCTTGTATCGGGCCCGGACTCCACGCCGACGCTTGCAGCAGCGCGTCGCTGCTGCACCCGCTCTCTCTATTCTACGCTGTCACCCTCTCAATACTACACCGCGTATTCCAACGATAA
- the LOC126366246 gene encoding membrane-bound alkaline phosphatase-like isoform X2 translates to MGTVRLFLLLVLVMVATTRGDRYHPEKNAQNSQQLQRNPDAFNTAERTPEFWKNSAKAGIETRLKDIRNDKLARNVIMFLGDGMSIPTLMAARTLKGQRQNRTGEETELFFETFPSVGLSKTYCLDKQIPDSACTATAYLAGIKNNYETVGVDGRVQRGDCLASADKSTHLDSIAAWALDDGRDAGIVTTTRVTHASPSGTYARSAHRDWESDANVTQAGFTTDVCPDIAMQLITTSPGNKFKADKATDPTLAELTEVAINSLSRNEKGYFLFVEGGRTDHAHHDNWAQMALDETLEFDLAIEKAVEMVGDDTLIVVTADHAHVMAINGYTKRGGDILGPSDDLGGDNVPYMTLSYTNGPGARPHVDGNRVDVTKEDFMDLEWRSHADVFLEWETHGGDDVAVMAWGPHHHLFTGVYEQSHIPFRMAYAACIGPGLHADACSSASLLHPLSLLYAIVLAALYHTAQW, encoded by the exons ATGGGGACGGTGCGCCTTTTTTTGTTGCTGGTGCTGGTGATGGTAGCTACCACCAGAGGTGACCGTTACCATCCCGAGAAAAATGCACAAAACTCACAGCAACTTCAACGAAACCCTGATGCATTTAACACTGCTGAGCGTACTCCGGAGTTTTGGAAAAACAGCGCCAAAGCGGGTATTGAAACACGCCTCAAGGACATACGGAACGACAAACTTGCTCGCAATGTGATCATGTTCCTAGGTGATGGTATGTCCATACCAACGCTGATGGCTGCTCGGACCCTAAAGGGACAGCGACAAAACCGCACCGGAGAAGAAACTGAACTGTTTTTTGAGACGTTCCCTTCAGTCGGTCTTTCCAAG ACTTACTGTTTGGACAAACAAATCCCCGATTCTGCATGCACCGCCACTGCATACCTAGCTGGCATAAAAAATAACTACGAAACCGTTGGTGTTGATGGAAGAGTTCAACGAGGTGACTGTTTGGCTTCAGCAGACAAATCTACACATTTGGACTCCATCGCTGCTTGGGCCCTCGATGATGGCCGTGATGCAG GTATTGTGACCACTACAAGAGTTACTCACGCTTCGCCATCGGGAACTTACGCCAGGTCAGCACACAGAGATTGGGAAAGTGATGCTAATGTAACTCAAGCGGGATTTACAACTGACGTGTGCCCAGATATCGCCATGCAACTCATAACTACGTCACCAGGCAACAAGTTCAAG GCTGATAAGGCAACAGATCCAACTCTTGCTGAGCTAACAGAGGTCGCTATTAATTCATTAAGTCGTAACGAAAAAGGATACTTTTTATTTGTGGAAGGTGGTCGTACTGATCACGCTCACCACGACAATTGGGCGCAAATGGCCTTAGATGAAACGTTAGAGTTCGACTTAGCAATAGAGAAGGCGGTGGAAATGGTCGGAGATGATACTCTGATAGTGGTGACTGCTGACCATGCGCACGTGATGGCTATCAACGGGTACACAAAGCGCGGCGGTGATATCCTTGGCCCATCTGACGATCTGGGAGGCGATAACGTTCCCTACATGACACTCTCCTACACCAATGGGCCGGGAGCTCGCCCACATGTCGATGGAAATCGTGTCGATGTAACGAAAGAAGATTTCA TGGATTTGGAATGGCGGTCCCATGCGGATGTTTTCCTGGAATGGGAGACTCACGGCGGCGACGACGTAGCGGTCATGGCGTGGGGGCCTCACCACCACCTGTTTACTGGCGTGTACGAGCAGAGCCACATCCCCTTCAGGATGGCGTACGCGGCCTGCATCGGGCCCGGACTCCACGCCGACGCTTGCAGCAGCGCGTCGCTGCTGCACCCGCTTTCTCTACTCTACGCTATAGTCTTAGCTGCTTTATACCATACTGCCCAGTGGTAG
- the LOC126366246 gene encoding membrane-bound alkaline phosphatase-like isoform X1, with protein sequence MGTVRLFLLLVLVMVATTRGDRYHPEKNAQNSQQLQRNPDAFNTAERTPEFWKNSAKAGIETRLKDIRNDKLARNVIMFLGDGMSIPTLMAARTLKGQRQNRTGEETELFFETFPSVGLSKTYCLDKQIPDSACTATAYLAGIKNNYETVGVDGRVQRGDCLASADKSTHLDSIAAWALDDGRDAGIVTTTRVTHASPSGTYARSAHRDWESDANVTQAGFTTDVCPDIAMQLITTSPGNKFKVILGGGRREFIPNTFTDEEGRTGHREDGRNLIEEWKNYKTSRGVSNEYVWNRSQLMSLRNSPPEYLLGLFKSSHLPYNLQADKATDPTLAELTEVAINSLSRNEKGYFLFVEGGRTDHAHHDNWAQMALDETLEFDLAIEKAVEMVGDDTLIVVTADHAHVMAINGYTKRGGDILGPSDDLGGDNVPYMTLSYTNGPGARPHVDGNRVDVTKEDFMDLEWRSHADVFLEWETHGGDDVAVMAWGPHHHLFTGVYEQSHIPFRMAYAACIGPGLHADACSSASLLHPLSLLYAIVLAALYHTAQW encoded by the exons ATGGGGACGGTGCGCCTTTTTTTGTTGCTGGTGCTGGTGATGGTAGCTACCACCAGAGGTGACCGTTACCATCCCGAGAAAAATGCACAAAACTCACAGCAACTTCAACGAAACCCTGATGCATTTAACACTGCTGAGCGTACTCCGGAGTTTTGGAAAAACAGCGCCAAAGCGGGTATTGAAACACGCCTCAAGGACATACGGAACGACAAACTTGCTCGCAATGTGATCATGTTCCTAGGTGATGGTATGTCCATACCAACGCTGATGGCTGCTCGGACCCTAAAGGGACAGCGACAAAACCGCACCGGAGAAGAAACTGAACTGTTTTTTGAGACGTTCCCTTCAGTCGGTCTTTCCAAG ACTTACTGTTTGGACAAACAAATCCCCGATTCTGCATGCACCGCCACTGCATACCTAGCTGGCATAAAAAATAACTACGAAACCGTTGGTGTTGATGGAAGAGTTCAACGAGGTGACTGTTTGGCTTCAGCAGACAAATCTACACATTTGGACTCCATCGCTGCTTGGGCCCTCGATGATGGCCGTGATGCAG GTATTGTGACCACTACAAGAGTTACTCACGCTTCGCCATCGGGAACTTACGCCAGGTCAGCACACAGAGATTGGGAAAGTGATGCTAATGTAACTCAAGCGGGATTTACAACTGACGTGTGCCCAGATATCGCCATGCAACTCATAACTACGTCACCAGGCAACAAGTTCAAG GTGATACTAGGAGGTGGCCGACGTGAATTTATACCAAATACTTTTACCGATGAAGAAGGTAGAACAGGACATAGAGAAGATGGTCGTAATCTTATAGAAGAGtggaaaaattataaaacatcaCGTGGCGTTTCCAACGAATACGTTTGGAACCGCTCACAACTAATGAGTTTGAGAAACTCACCACCAGAGTACCTACTGGGATTATTTAAATCTAGTCATTTGCCGTATAATTTACAGGCTGATAAGGCAACAGATCCAACTCTTGCTGAGCTAACAGAGGTCGCTATTAATTCATTAAGTCGTAACGAAAAAGGATACTTTTTATTTGTGGAAGGTGGTCGTACTGATCACGCTCACCACGACAATTGGGCGCAAATGGCCTTAGATGAAACGTTAGAGTTCGACTTAGCAATAGAGAAGGCGGTGGAAATGGTCGGAGATGATACTCTGATAGTGGTGACTGCTGACCATGCGCACGTGATGGCTATCAACGGGTACACAAAGCGCGGCGGTGATATCCTTGGCCCATCTGACGATCTGGGAGGCGATAACGTTCCCTACATGACACTCTCCTACACCAATGGGCCGGGAGCTCGCCCACATGTCGATGGAAATCGTGTCGATGTAACGAAAGAAGATTTCA TGGATTTGGAATGGCGGTCCCATGCGGATGTTTTCCTGGAATGGGAGACTCACGGCGGCGACGACGTAGCGGTCATGGCGTGGGGGCCTCACCACCACCTGTTTACTGGCGTGTACGAGCAGAGCCACATCCCCTTCAGGATGGCGTACGCGGCCTGCATCGGGCCCGGACTCCACGCCGACGCTTGCAGCAGCGCGTCGCTGCTGCACCCGCTTTCTCTACTCTACGCTATAGTCTTAGCTGCTTTATACCATACTGCCCAGTGGTAG
- the LOC126366251 gene encoding membrane-bound alkaline phosphatase-like, with amino-acid sequence MWIKQALLVVLVAVAAGGDQYHPEELQRSATQRVSEAFNTNERSPQFWIDNFEADLEKRLRNIQNNKVARNVIMFLGDGMSIPTQMAARTLKGQRENRTGEETELHFETFPTAGLSKTYCLDRQVPDSACTATAYLTGIKNNRGTLGVNGYVPRFDCLASTNQSTHLDSIAAWALADGRDAGIVTTTRVTHASPAGVYAKSANRGWESDADVNAAGFSTDICPDIAMQLITSSPGNQLKVILGGGRSQFLPNTTTDEEGDLGFRQDGRNLIEEWQNEKNRNGATNQYVWNRSQLMSLRNSPPEYLLGLFEADHLQYNLQADKVTEPTLAELTEVAINSLSRNEKGYFLFVEGGRIDHGHHATWAQLALDETIEFDLAVKKATELVGDDTLIVVTADHAHVMAVNGYTQRGRDILGPSDDLGGDGIPYMTLSYTNGPGARAQVDGARVDVTKENITDVEWRSHAEVYRSSETHGGDDVVVTAWGPHHHLFTGVYEQSHIPLRMAYAACIGPGIHADACSSAALLHPLSLLYSLVLAVMYHTVQH; translated from the exons ATGTGGATAAAGCAAGCTTTGCTTGTGGTGCTGGTGGCGGTCGCTGCTGGTGGTGACCAGTACCATCCTGAGGAACTTCAGCGGAGCGCAACACAGCGCGTCTCAGAAGCGTTCAACACTAACGAGCGCTCTCCTCAATTCTGGATCGACAATTTCGAAGCGGACCTCGAGAAACGCCTTCGTAACATACAAAACAACAAAGTTGCTCGCAATGTAATCATGTTTCTAGGCGATGGAATGTCCATACCAACACAAATGGCCGCTCGAACCCTGAAGGGACAGCGAGAAAACCGCACCGGGGAAGAAACTGAACTCCACTTTGAAACTTTCCCTACAGCCGGACTTTCGAAG ACCTACTGCCTGGATAGGCAAGTCCCAGATTCAGCGTGCACCGCCACTGCGTACCTCACCGGTATAAAGAATAACCGCGGCACTCTCGGCGTTAATGGATATGTCCCACGCTTTGACTGCCTGGCTTCTACGAACCAATCCACGCATTTAGACTCCATCGCCGCTTGGGCTCTCGCTGACGGGCGTGACGCag GCATTGTAACTACAACCCGTGTGACTCACGCGTCTCCAGCGGGTGTTTACGCCAAGTCTGCCAACCGGGGCTGGGAAAGCGATGCTGACGTAAACGCTGCAGGGTTCAGCACTGATATCTGCCCTGATATCGCCATGCAGCTCATAACCTCGTCCCCGGGGAACCAGTTGAAA GTCATATTGGGAGGTGGCCGAAGTCAGTTTTTACCAAATACCACTACAGATGAAGAAGGAGATCTAGGATTCAGACAAGACGGGCGTAATCTCATTGAAGAGtggcaaaatgaaaaaaatagaaatGGCGCCACCAACCAATACGTATGGAATCGTTCGCAACTGATGAGCCTGAGAAACTCGCCACCAGAATACCTGCTAGGATTATTCGAAGCTGATCATTTACAATACAACCTTCAAGCTGATAAAGTGACAGAACCAACTCTGGCTGAGCTCACAGAAGTGGCTATCAACTCATTGAGTCGTAACGAAAAGGGATACTTTTTGTTTGTGGAAGGAGGTCGTATTGATCACGGCCATCATGCGACTTGGGCTCAACTGGCGTTGGATGAAACGATAGAGTTCGACCTGGCAGTAAAGAAGGCAACGGAATTGGTTGGAGATGATACATTGATAGTGGTGACTGCTGATCACGCGCACGTTATGGCTGTCAACGGATACACACAGCGAGGACGTGACATCCTTGGACCATCAGACGACTTGGGCGGAGATGGTATTCCCTACATGACACTCTCCTACACCAATGGACCTGGAGCTCGCGCACAAGTAGACGGAGCTCGTGTCGATGTTACTAAAGAAAATATCA CGGACGTCGAATGGCGGTCTCATGCGGAAGTATACCGGAGTTCGGAGACGCACGGCGGCGACGACGTGGTGGTCACGGCGTGGGGGCCTCACCATCACCTGTTCACTGGCGTGTACGAGCAGAGCCACATCCCCCTAAGGATGGCGTACGCGGCTTGCATCGGGCCCGGAATCCACGCCGACGCTTGCAGCAGCGCGGCGCTGCTTCATCCGCTCTCTCTACTCTACTCTCTAGTCTTAGCTGTAATGTACCACACTGTCCAACATTAG